The DNA window GCTTTTATCCCGCACCGGAACATCTCATTTTCCCCAGTTCTCTCTTAACGAGTCTCCTTTCGAGGGACACCTGGATTATTTTTGGCTTTTAACAAGTTTTTAGCGACGGGGGGGACGCACTGCCGGGATAAACGTGGGTGAAAACACCCCTAAATAACTTAACAAAggggtttatttgggttttgctctttttccgatctgtttttcccctctgtgtggCATCACTGCCGGGATCTGGGCGCCCTGGTAACGCTCCCATCTTTTGAGCAGGTTTATTCAGGTGCCAATGCTGAAAAATGCCAGAAAAAGGGATTTTAAGGATTTTTCTGATGCAAAAACCACCCTATTCCCTGTGCTTTCAGGGCCCGCTGACCCTTTCCCAGGCTGCACTGGCAGCAAATACCCTTTTTcgagtctttttttctttccagcacaaAGGGAAAGGGCTCTATCCGAGGCCCTGAATTCTCCAGAGATCACAGGCAGCCTTTGTCCCGGCCCAGTGGGGCGCTGGGGTCTCGGCCGCAGCCCAgactggggagaagaggaggagctggggcgAGAAATTGGGGTGAGGAAGAGCGATTTCTGTTCAGTGCCAGTGGAAGACGTTGAACCTGCGCTGGCCGGGAGGGGAAACGATCCCGGTGGCCGCTCCCCAACGCTCATCCCCAGCAGCATCACCCCACACCTTGAAAACCTTCAATATTTCTGAGCGACGAGAGACTTTTTTCTGCcaaatccacttttttttgttgttgttttaaaataatttcagtgttttttcgTGGCTAACCCGCCCCTCTTTGTGGTTTGCCGGCACAAGGGTGGCTGCGCATCCGGCAGGCGTTCTGGCGAGCGCCGGCGCTGCTCCGAATCCGGATCTCGGTGAAGAAACAGCTTCCCTCCGTCCTCCCTTTCTCTCCGCGTCCGGCACCGGCTCCGCCGCCATCGTCTCACCCCCTTCCTCCCGGCGCCCGGATTTCACGCGAGCGGCCGCGGCCTGTCATTACACCGCCCGCTTTAATCCACCCGGGATTAACGAAGCTGAATTCTGCATCGTCAGGATTTTCTTCTCCGCCCAGAGCTGCCGGGAACGGGATTATCGGGGACCACGTTCCCCCCGGGGCTGCGTTCCCGACGCTGACGGCATCGCCGGCATCTCGGCCGCGCTTGGTTTTGAGCTCTTTGGGCCATTTCCTGCCGCTCCGTCTCCTCTCCCTCGTTGCCATCAACCCAACGTGACCCCGGCAGCGGCTCCGGCTGTAGCGGCGCGTACGTGGGTCTCTGTTCGGGGAAGATGTTCCAAGAAAGAGGcaattaagggggaaaaaaaaaagggaataaaacgaACAGCGTAGACAGGATGAGGTCTCGGCGGCGCTTCCTAACGATAACGACGGTGCACCAGGCGGTTGAAGGTGACTGTGGGATTTTCCATCCCTCTGTGTCTTCTTGTTATTAGATTTTTAAGGGGAACGTGGGCTTTTCCATCCCTCcatatattattattacatttttaaggtGAACATGGGATTTTCCATCCCTctgtatattattattattaggtttTTAAGGTGACCGTGGGAATTTTCATCCCTCTGTGTCTTCTTATTATTAGATTTTCAAGGTGAATGTAGGATTTTCCATCCCTCTGcatattataattatatttttaaggtGAACATGGGATTAATCATCCCTCTGCGTCTCCTGCTTATTATATTTTTAAGGTGAATGTAGGATTTTCCATCCCTTTGTGTATTATCATTATATATTTAAGGTGACCGTGGGATTTTCCACCCCTCCatctattattattatatttttaaggaCAAATTTAAGGGGCTGAGGTCGGGTGTGGCTCAGGAGGATCCAGCAGCCCTTGGTGGGACCGAGCCGCCTCAAAACCCCGGCGCTTTGATATCCCAAAGAGCCACCACCCTCCGCCTAAAGTGGCCTTTGTCACCTCTGGGCGCGTGGCTGGGATTGAAACGCCAGCCCCGGGGGAGCCTGTCCGGCTCCATTCATCCGGCGTCGGCCGCAGACTGGTTTTCACTGGCTCTTTGGCACCAGCCGGGGCAGGTTTCAGCCGGGGCAAGCGCCTGACGTGGTGGTTAGGGCTGTAAAACACAGGAGGAACGACTGTTTCCCGGCCGGGCTGTTCATTGGTGATGGCTGACAGGAAAATCCACAACAAGGGGAATCACCCGGGACCTCGTGCCGCGACAGTTCGGGGGTCGATTTGAGGAGCAGGACTCGGCCGCGGTGGTTTCGCCATCGGTGGTTTCACCGTCAGCTCTCGCTGTCCGGGTGCGGCTGTACCGAGAGGCGTGTTCCCAACAGCAGAAAACAGCCCGAAGCTGGTTGTTTTAGTGGCGGCCGGGGCTCAGCGGCACTGGCCAAACCCGTCTCTCAATCACCGATAAACTCCCTTGTGTCCTTGCAGTCGAGGGCAGATTGGAGCCGGTTTTACAGAAACGGGGAGCGACAGGAGATTGTTTTTCCCTAAAAATTAGTAAGAAAAGCTAAAACTCCAGAGTTTTCCCCTTGTTGATATTCAAAAGTCACGCTCAGGTGCCCTGAAACCTGTTTCACCCCCTTTTCTGTCCCACCGAGGCATCTCTCGAGGTTGTGTGTAACGTTATTATCGCCAAAAATGCCCACTTTTTTGCCTTATTTCTCCCCACAGCTGAAAAATCACGCCCAAAACGTGTAAATTTGTCCGAGTTGAATGAACATGACtaaaataggggggaaaaaacccaacttccttccccctcctgccttAATCtctattattttgtattttagctTGTTGTTGGGTGGGGCTGGATTACACATGGCCAAGAGGAGAGggaattgaaatgaaaaataatctctttttggGTTAGAAAAGCCACTTTCCGATGCTCTGCTCTCCCACCCTTCAACTCCGGACCCCGATTCCCCCATAAAAACATCAATCCTCTTGGATTTCCAGCTCTGACCCCCGTtcctgattttgatttttttttttttttttcctcttccactcGAAACAAATCTTGAGGAGAGGCCCCGAGTGCCTGGATTTAATTACCCGCGTTGTTTTGTTATCGATAACGCAGCCAACGAACTTTCAGATAGCGAACCGGAGAGCGTCTGGAATTAATTTCCTGGGACGTGCTGACGTTGAGGATCTCCGTCCTACACGTTATAACttgcttttaagcatttttttttccctttttttccttaatttttttccaggttatttTTTTATAAGCCTGAGGGTCTCGGAAGACGCTTGAGTTGGTGAGGAAGAGCTTTGCTCCTCGGGGAGATGTCCACCAAGGTGCCCATCTACCTGAAGAGGGGcagcaggaaggggaagaaggagaagcTGCGCGACATCCTCTCCTCCGACATGATCAGCCCGCCCTTGGGGGACTTCAGACACACCATCCACATcggcagcggcggggagagcGACATGTTCGGGGACATCTCCTTCCTCCAGGGCAAATTCCACCTCCTCCCCAGGACCGAAGGCGGCTTCGATTCCGACAAGGACAGTCCCGACGCGGCGCCTTTCGAGTTCTCCAGGACGGCCACCATCTCCGGCCGGGAGCATCCACCCTCCTCCTTGGAGACGTCCTCTCCCCTCCTCAAAAACGCCATCTCCCTGCCCGTCATCGGGGGGCCGCAGGCCTTGACGCTGCCCTCGGCGcaagcccccccaaaacctccacgGTTACACCTCGATGACAAAACCCCACCGGCGCgaagccaggaggaggaggaggaggaaggcggtgAAGGCAGGAGCGTCACCCCTTCGTCGTCGTCATCGCCACCGCATCCCTGCGCCTCGTGTTTCGCCGCCCCGACCAACGGCTTCACCGAGGAGAAGGACAAGGCCGAGCCGGCCTTCCTCTCCCACGccggctccctcctctccctccacgTGGATCTGGGGCCGTCCATCTTGGAGGACGTCCTGCAAGTGATGGAGaaacaccaggcagagagagtgGGTGGGTCCCTACAGGACCCGGGCCGGCAGGAAATCTTGACGTGAAGACGTCTCGAGGTAAAGACGTTGAGAAATGGATGATTATTactttttggggttgttttttttttttttctttaagtttttttttcctccttaaatcaCAGCTCCGACTCTCAAAGTTTGCCTCCGCACACCTTTCCTAACGGGTGCCGTCTTGTTTCCTCTCGCAGAGCCCGCCATGCGAACGAGACGTTGAGCGTTTCTCCCCGCAGATCTCTGGCCGCTCCCTCCatgcagggagaggggggaaaaaaaacccaaacattccaACACCCTCCGAAGCCCAGAGGGAAGAGGCATTTATCGGTGCCGGGTTATTTCTCGCCGCTCGCCCGTTTCAACTTCACCTTTAGCGACGGATGGAACCGTAGGACTGCGCTGACCGGTAGAAAAACAAGACCCCTGCGCCGTTGGGAACCGTTTGTGGCGCTGGATGGGATGAAACAGCGACGGCCGAATTCCCAAATATTTCGGtcgggaggattttggggggggggggggtcgggttTGATTTTTCTTCGCTCGAGGAGGGTTTTGCGCTCAGTGGAGGCGAAGGTGTGACGCGCGCTGTTTGCCAACCACTCCCAATCGAGGCGATGTCAAATGCCAGCCTTCGACGTGATTTAAATTTAAGATCCCGCAAAAATGGGTAAATTTAGCAGTTACGTGACAAAAGGCTCCATCGGGCTCTAACGTTGCGCCGTCTCTAAGGAGAAGCTAAAAACTCTCCGCGGAGaagctaaaaaaacccctctcgGGCTGTATTTCAGCGACTAAATCCACGGAGCTCGGGGTTGGAATTGAAAATGGTAAATCAGatgcaaaaaaagcaacaaaacaaaacaaaaaactgttaAGTGGAGGGTGAGTGACCACCCGGCCAGATTCCTGCGCCGCGGGGGGAGATTCAGTCTCCCGAAAGACGCCGTCTCCGTCAATCGCAGATTGTTCGGCTGGAGGGAGGAACGAGGGGGTGAAACGCTTCGGCACGCAGAAAGGAATGCGAAtcccttctgctttgtttttgttgtgtttttcttttttttttttataaataatttaa is part of the Numenius arquata unplaced genomic scaffold, bNumArq3.hap1.1 HAP1_SCAFFOLD_1052, whole genome shotgun sequence genome and encodes:
- the CDC42EP2 gene encoding cdc42 effector protein 2; amino-acid sequence: MSTKVPIYLKRGSRKGKKEKLRDILSSDMISPPLGDFRHTIHIGSGGESDMFGDISFLQGKFHLLPRTEGGFDSDKDSPDAAPFEFSRTATISGREHPPSSLETSSPLLKNAISLPVIGGPQALTLPSAQAPPKPPRLHLDDKTPPARSQEEEEEEGGEGRSVTPSSSSSPPHPCASCFAAPTNGFTEEKDKAEPAFLSHAGSLLSLHVDLGPSILEDVLQVMEKHQAERVGGSLQDPGRQEILT